The Desulfonispora thiosulfatigenes DSM 11270 genome window below encodes:
- a CDS encoding argininosuccinate synthase, producing MKKVVLAYSGGLDTSIIIPWLKENYDCEVICMAADLGQGEELEPLHEKAIKSGASKLYIEDLKEEYVKDYVFPALKAGCIYEHKYLLGTSTARPLIAKRLVEIAEKEGADYIAHGATGKGNDQVRFELGIKALNPDIKIIAPWREWDIKSREDAVDYAEKRGIPVPVTKKRPYSMDRNVFHLSHEGADLENPWNEPMADLYMVSKNPMDAPDEAEYVEIEFEQGVPVAINGEKLSALALLEKANELAAKHGVGIIDMVENRLVGMKSRGVYETPGGTLLHNAHLELESLTLDRDTLQYKQVVSIKYSQLVYDGLWFTTLRQSLAAFVDETQNNVTGTVRIKLYKGHCLSAGVKSPYSLYNEDLATFGEEEVYNQKDAEGFINLFGLPLKVNAMMKKNQNK from the coding sequence ATGAAAAAGGTAGTTTTAGCTTATTCTGGAGGATTAGACACATCAATAATTATTCCCTGGTTAAAAGAAAATTATGATTGTGAAGTAATTTGTATGGCTGCAGATTTAGGCCAAGGTGAAGAATTAGAACCATTACATGAAAAAGCTATTAAATCAGGTGCAAGTAAATTATATATCGAAGACTTAAAAGAAGAATATGTAAAAGATTATGTTTTCCCAGCTCTTAAGGCCGGATGTATTTATGAACATAAATATCTTTTAGGAACATCTACTGCTCGTCCATTAATTGCAAAGCGCTTAGTTGAAATAGCAGAAAAAGAAGGAGCAGATTATATAGCCCATGGTGCAACTGGAAAAGGTAATGACCAAGTTCGTTTTGAATTAGGAATTAAAGCCTTAAATCCTGATATTAAAATTATCGCTCCTTGGAGAGAGTGGGATATTAAATCTAGAGAAGATGCAGTAGACTATGCGGAAAAAAGAGGAATTCCAGTACCAGTAACGAAAAAACGCCCTTATAGTATGGATAGAAACGTATTCCATTTAAGTCACGAAGGAGCAGACTTAGAAAATCCATGGAATGAGCCTATGGCTGATTTATACATGGTTAGTAAAAATCCAATGGATGCACCAGATGAAGCTGAATATGTTGAAATAGAATTTGAACAAGGTGTACCAGTAGCTATTAATGGAGAAAAATTATCAGCCCTTGCTTTATTAGAAAAGGCTAATGAACTAGCAGCCAAACATGGTGTAGGAATTATAGATATGGTAGAAAACCGTTTAGTAGGTATGAAATCAAGAGGAGTATATGAAACCCCAGGTGGAACATTATTACATAATGCACATCTTGAATTAGAATCCCTAACTCTTGATAGAGATACTCTTCAATATAAGCAAGTAGTATCCATCAAATATTCCCAATTAGTATACGATGGTTTATGGTTTACGACTTTAAGACAATCTCTTGCTGCATTTGTTGACGAAACTCAAAATAATGTAACTGGTACAGTTAGAATCAAATTATATAAAGGACATTGCTTATCAGCTGGAGTTAAATCTCCATATTCTTTATACAATGAAGACTTAGCTACTTTTGGTGAAGAAGAAGTATATAATCAAAAAGATGCAGAAGGATTTATTAATTTATTTGGATTGCCTTTAAAAGTTAATGCAATGATGAAAAAGAATCAAAACAAATAA